Part of the Thermofilum sp. genome, CGCGGACCCCCTTGCCGAACCGCCTGGCGTGAGTAGCGCCGCGGTACCGAGCGCAGGGTGCGCGAAGCAGCCGAGCACGCGGAGCGCGTGGGAGAGCCCTTCGGAGCGCTTAGTGCTTCCCCGGGAGGTGAGAGCCTGAAGCAGAACTTAAGCCCGTTTCACCTGCAGGCGCCCCGATCCTCACTCTTCCCTGACCCGCGCCAGCAGCGCTTATTAGCTACTTCATGGTAGGAATTCAAGGGTTACGCATGGGTAGTTATGTAACGGTGTCCACGAAGGTCAGGAGGGAGCTTAAGGAGGAGGCGGAGAGGCTGGGTATCAACGTATCCATGGTGCTGAGGAGGGCTCTGGAGGAGGAGGTGAGGAGGAGGCGGCAGCAGAAGCTATTCGAGAAGCTGGAGGCTTTCCGCGACGTCCTGGACAGGATCGAGGTGGAGGAGCTGGTTAGGCTGGTTCGCGAGGATCGCGAGAGGAGGTAGGCTTGCCGGAGTGCAAGTACCTTTTCGACGCTTCCTCGCTCGTCCACGCGCTGAAGCTCGAGCGCCTTGACCTCCTGAGCGAGGGCTGCATCCAGTGGCTTACGGTCTACGAGGTTTTGAACGCTGTCTGGAAGGAGGCGCACCTGCTGGGTAGGCTCGACAGGGAGAGGGCTGTTGAGTTCGTCGACGCCTTAGCCGAGTTCCTGGGCACTCTGAGCATCCTAGACCTGCGCGGCTGCGAGAAGGAGGCTGTCGAAACGGCGCTAGAGCTCGGCGTGACGGCGTACGACGCCTCATACGTGGTTCTAGCCAGGAAGCACGGGCTAGTGCTCGTCACTGAGGATAGGGAGCTTAGAAGGAAGGTAGGCCATGCGATTGAGGTGGTGAGCCTGGAGGAGCTACTCAGGCAGGCCTACCGCGCGCGGTAATAGCTAGAAGCAGAGGGCTAACGCTGCGTGTTCGTAGATCCGCCCGCCTCCTTCAACTCGACTGTCAGGGAGATCGTCGTTGGCGGCGCCACGGACCCCATGACCCCCACCGCCACGATGGGTGATAGACTGCGTAGTGAGCCTGGTGGCTTACTACACCTTTTTCGGAAGGATGGAGCTCTACGAGTTCGTCAGCGTCAAGGGAACCGAGTGGACAGCCAGCGCAGTGGTCTGAGGGAGACGCTGGACTGGTACAGGCAGCACGGCTACCTGGATTGAAAGAGCTCGCAAAGCACGTTCTAGAGAAATAAGGTCACCTCGAGTAAACTGCTAGGCTAGAGGTGTTCCTTAATCCACGCTAGGATCTCTTTCTCCACCTGCCTGCGCACATGGTAGTCGTTGAAGACGTGCCCGCCCCTCACCTCCATAAACTTCTTCTTAACTTTCAGCACCTCGAAAGACTATTTCGCGCGGTCTAGGGGTACTGCCTCGTCGTATACCGCGTGGATTTGAAAAGTGGGTGCGTGCATCCGCTCAGCCTGGTCGGGCGTCATAAGCATTCCCTCGACAGCCCTCCTGTAGAGGGGGGATGCGCGCGCTTCTCACGGCGTAGCGGCCCTGCAGCTGCCGTATGACGAGCTGGCTGCCGCCCTTGACGACGAGCTTGCCTCCCGCGTAGCCGTTAGCGACGAGCCACTCGAGAGCCCTGATGAGAGCGGTGTACTCTGCGACGTTGTTCGTCACGTCGTCGCCTCTGTAGCCGGCGCCCACGATCCCCTTGCCGGCCGCGATCCTCTCCCCATCTCTGTAGGCTACGAAGCCGTACGCAGCGATCCCGCCCGGGTTGACCGGCTCGCAGAGCCCGTCGAAGTAGACGGTTATCATCGACGTGCTCCCTGCTCCTCGAGGAGCTCGATGAGCACCGTCACGCGCCGGATTATATCCCTACTCACGGCAGCTCCTTTCGAGTCTCGTCCACTTTCTTCGCCAGCGCGAAGATCGTGCTACCTTCCAAGAGACCCCTCAACGAGCTTCACCGCATCTACGCGCTGCGGCCCGCCCAGCAGGCGCGAAGCGATGCTCCTCAACCTCTCCAGAGCCTTCTCGGGCTCCAGCACGATGCTGCCGCCAAAAACCCTCACCGACAGCCTGTCGCCCACTTTGATATCCAGCTTCTCGCGGACGGCCTTGGGGATCGTAACCTGGTACTTCCTGGTGGCCACGACCTCCTCCATCGCAGTACCGTAGTGCAGTAGTACCGGTTAAGCCTTTCCATTTTTGCGGTCCGCGCCTCACCGAAAGCCTCCTGCAGCGCGCCCAGCGCGACCCCCGGAGAGCTCGCGCAAGACAGGAGGAACTGCGGCGCTCAGGGTTAGCTGGAGACACGGGTTCCCAGCTACCCCCTCATTCCCTCGAGGGAGATAAGGGGATCCTCCAGCTTGATGCCTACCAGCCCGCACGCTTCTACGTGCTCCCTGTCCCTGACTCTCGTGGAATTTCTCTGCTCGAGCTCGCGGAGCAGGCTCCCCGTGCCATGAAGTGCCTAATAAGGAGGCTTAACTTGGAGTTAGACCTGCTTTTTCCCCTGCAGAAGCTGATCCATGAGGGCTACATACCGCACAAGTCGTAATCTCAGGCTCAGCTAATGCTGCTCATGTTCCTGAGCTGGCTACGCCGAAAGCTAAGTGGATGAGCGTCTAAGCTTCAGACGTAAGGAGTATTAACTTGAGGATGGCAGACGCATTCTACTCAAGAGAAAATATCCCGGTCGAGGAAGTGCAGGGAAAGGGGGTGATCAATACACAGTTCCCA contains:
- a CDS encoding AbrB/MazE/SpoVT family DNA-binding domain-containing protein, with the protein product MEEVVATRKYQVTIPKAVREKLDIKVGDRLSVRVFGGSIVLEPEKALERLRSIASRLLGGPQRVDAVKLVEGSLGR
- a CDS encoding type II toxin-antitoxin system VapC family toxin; translation: MPECKYLFDASSLVHALKLERLDLLSEGCIQWLTVYEVLNAVWKEAHLLGRLDRERAVEFVDALAEFLGTLSILDLRGCEKEAVETALELGVTAYDASYVVLARKHGLVLVTEDRELRRKVGHAIEVVSLEELLRQAYRAR
- a CDS encoding reverse transcriptase-like protein; this translates as MITVYFDGLCEPVNPGGIAAYGFVAYRDGERIAAGKGIVGAGYRGDDVTNNVAEYTALIRALEWLVANGYAGGKLVVKGGSQLVIRQLQGRYAVRSARIPPLQEGCRGNAYDARPG
- a CDS encoding type II toxin-antitoxin system CcdA family antitoxin; its protein translation is MGSYVTVSTKVRRELKEEAERLGINVSMVLRRALEEEVRRRRQQKLFEKLEAFRDVLDRIEVEELVRLVREDRERR